One Phycisphaerae bacterium genomic window, GATTCGAACCCGCGGTACGAGCGTTCACCCGTACGACGGTTTAGCAAACCGTTGCCTTCAGCCACTCGGCCACCTCTCCGGGTCTTTTTAACTCCTCCACTTTACAGGCAAAAGGATTGTTTTGCAAGAAGATTAAAGAGATATGAAATAGAGTACAAAAGTCAGGAAACAGGAGATAAAACACAACAGTTCAGGAAACGGCAAGTTCCTATAATAATTCATAAGGACAATTTACCTCCACCGACTCAATTCGTTTTAGGACCTATAAAACCATACACATTTTCGTTTAATAGGCATATGCTCTGTTTTTGAGATTAACGCTGGCGTCAGTTCATTTTTATTGGCTAAAGGCTCTATGTGTTAGTGCCGATTAAATTATCGAATTTCAGACGGGAAAAGTTTTAATGTCTGACCCAAAGTCTCTTGTGTAGGGGGACAGGGAAATTACGACTTTTAAGATTTTTTAATTTAAGGAGCTAAAAATGAAAGCGGAAAAAACAACTATTAGAGCCGGCTTCACGTTGGTCGAGCTCGCGGTGGTCATCGTGATCATCGGTGTGCTTGCTGCTTTTGCCGTACCGAGGTTTAGAGCTTCGGTCGAACGGTCAAAGGCCGCAGAAGCATTCAACTACCTGTCAGCGATACAGGCTGCTCAGGAACGTTACCATGCCAGACAGGGCATCTATGCTGCTGATGTAAACGACCTTGATGTTCAATTCAGCGCACCGAAGTATTTCACCGTTGCTGAGGTTGCCGGTGAAGACCTTGAGACAGCATGGAGTCTGACTCTTACACGTACCGGCGCTGCAGCAGGTTACGGCGAATACACAGTAATATTCACACAGGAAGGCTTCGATGAGACCAATAGCACAATTGCTGATGAAGATCATGTGGATATTAACCCAATGCAGACCTAAGACTAGTTAGGGAAATAAAGTCTTAAGAAAAAAGTATTTTAGGAGTAAAAAATGAAAAAGACAATTACACAAAGCGGTTTCACACTGGTTGAGCTTGCAGTGGTAATTGTGATTATCGGCGTACTGGCTGCTTTTGCCGTACCGCGGTTCAGAGCCTCGGTCGAACGGTCAAAGGCTGCAGAATCATTTAACTACCTGTCGGCCATACAGGCGGCTCAGGAACGTTATCACGCCAAGCAGGGCACCTATGCTGCTGACACAAATGACCTTGACATTCAGTTCTCCGCACCGAAGTATTTCTCGGTTGGCGAAGTTCAAGGCGAGAGTCTGGAGACTACATGGAGTCTGACTCTTACACGCAGTGGAAATGCGGCCGGCTATGGCGAGTACACGGTAACATTTACCGAGCAGGGTTATGACGCCGAGAACAGTACTATTTCAACTCTCGATGATATTAACCCGCTGCAAACGTAATGTAAAATTCTGTTGTTAACAGCAGAAACTGGATTTAAGTAAAGAAAGGGCGGTCCCGATTAATCAGGGCCGCCTTTTTTGTTATGTTATGGGGCTGTTTCAGGGATGGAGGATTTTTTGCAACCGCGGATTAGCCTTAAAGCTATACTTTATTTGACCTACTACTTTACCATCCTCCCAAACATCAACTCCTACCCACATATGTTTGTCT contains:
- a CDS encoding prepilin-type N-terminal cleavage/methylation domain-containing protein, with protein sequence MKAEKTTIRAGFTLVELAVVIVIIGVLAAFAVPRFRASVERSKAAEAFNYLSAIQAAQERYHARQGIYAADVNDLDVQFSAPKYFTVAEVAGEDLETAWSLTLTRTGAAAGYGEYTVIFTQEGFDETNSTIADEDHVDINPMQT
- a CDS encoding prepilin-type N-terminal cleavage/methylation domain-containing protein, yielding MKKTITQSGFTLVELAVVIVIIGVLAAFAVPRFRASVERSKAAESFNYLSAIQAAQERYHAKQGTYAADTNDLDIQFSAPKYFSVGEVQGESLETTWSLTLTRSGNAAGYGEYTVTFTEQGYDAENSTISTLDDINPLQT